The Anomaloglossus baeobatrachus isolate aAnoBae1 chromosome 9 unlocalized genomic scaffold, aAnoBae1.hap1 SUPER_9_unloc_1, whole genome shotgun sequence genome includes a window with the following:
- the MED22 gene encoding mediator of RNA polymerase II transcription subunit 22 isoform X1: MAQLRVLPQSKETLLQSYNKRLKDDIKSIMDNFSEIIKTARIEEEHQVSRSTQGEQDNYEMHVRSANIVRAGESLMRLVSDLKQYLILNDFPSVNEAINQRSQQLRALQDECDRKLISLRDEIAIDLYELEEEYYSSSYSVCEPGALPLCEAYWIPDSSPQDPCTPVMSENGALPSQGHASPHVNGHGVSMSEHS, translated from the exons ATGGCGCAGCTGCGAGTGTTACCCCAAAGCAAGGAGACGTTACTGCAGTCCTACAACAAGAGGCTGAAAGACGACATCAAATCTATCATGGACAACTTCAGTGAGATCATCAAGACAGCCCGG ATTGAAGAAGAACACCAAGTCAGCCGCTCGACGCAGGGCGAGCAGGACAACTACGAGATGCACGTCCGCTCAGCCAACATT GTCCGGGCTGGAGAGTCCCTGATGCGGCTGGTGTCCGATCTGAAGCAGTATCTGATCCTGAACGACTTCCCCTCTGTGAACGAGGCCATTAATCAGCGCAGTCAGCAGCTCCGCGCTCTGCAGGATGAGTGTGACCGGAAGCTAATCTCGCTGCGGGATGAGATCGCTATTGACCTGTATGAACTCGAAGAGGAATATTACTCCTCCAG CTACAGTGTGTGTGAGCCGGGCGCACTGCCGCTGTGTGAAGCGTACTGGATCCCAGACTCCTCGCCTCAGGACCCCTGCACCCCAGTGATGTCTGAGAACGGCGCCCTCCCCAGTCAGGGTCATGCATCTCCACATGTGAATGGACACGGCGTGAGCATGTCCGAGCACAGCTGA
- the MED22 gene encoding mediator of RNA polymerase II transcription subunit 22 isoform X2 produces the protein MAQLRVLPQSKETLLQSYNKRLKDDIKSIMDNFSEIIKTARIEEEHQVSRSTQGEQDNYEMHVRSANIVRAGESLMRLVSDLKQYLILNDFPSVNEAINQRSQQLRALQDECDRKLISLRDEIAIDLYELEEEYYSSSVCEPGALPLCEAYWIPDSSPQDPCTPVMSENGALPSQGHASPHVNGHGVSMSEHS, from the exons ATGGCGCAGCTGCGAGTGTTACCCCAAAGCAAGGAGACGTTACTGCAGTCCTACAACAAGAGGCTGAAAGACGACATCAAATCTATCATGGACAACTTCAGTGAGATCATCAAGACAGCCCGG ATTGAAGAAGAACACCAAGTCAGCCGCTCGACGCAGGGCGAGCAGGACAACTACGAGATGCACGTCCGCTCAGCCAACATT GTCCGGGCTGGAGAGTCCCTGATGCGGCTGGTGTCCGATCTGAAGCAGTATCTGATCCTGAACGACTTCCCCTCTGTGAACGAGGCCATTAATCAGCGCAGTCAGCAGCTCCGCGCTCTGCAGGATGAGTGTGACCGGAAGCTAATCTCGCTGCGGGATGAGATCGCTATTGACCTGTATGAACTCGAAGAGGAATATTACTCCTCCAG TGTGTGTGAGCCGGGCGCACTGCCGCTGTGTGAAGCGTACTGGATCCCAGACTCCTCGCCTCAGGACCCCTGCACCCCAGTGATGTCTGAGAACGGCGCCCTCCCCAGTCAGGGTCATGCATCTCCACATGTGAATGGACACGGCGTGAGCATGTCCGAGCACAGCTGA
- the MED22 gene encoding mediator of RNA polymerase II transcription subunit 22 isoform X5 codes for MAQLRVLPQSKETLLQSYNKRLKDDIKSIMDNFSEIIKTARIEEEHQVSRSTQGEQDNYEMHVRSANIVRAGESLMRLVSDLKQYLILNDFPSVNEAINQRSQQLRALQDECDRKLISLRDEIAIDLYELEEEYYSSRYK; via the exons ATGGCGCAGCTGCGAGTGTTACCCCAAAGCAAGGAGACGTTACTGCAGTCCTACAACAAGAGGCTGAAAGACGACATCAAATCTATCATGGACAACTTCAGTGAGATCATCAAGACAGCCCGG ATTGAAGAAGAACACCAAGTCAGCCGCTCGACGCAGGGCGAGCAGGACAACTACGAGATGCACGTCCGCTCAGCCAACATT GTCCGGGCTGGAGAGTCCCTGATGCGGCTGGTGTCCGATCTGAAGCAGTATCTGATCCTGAACGACTTCCCCTCTGTGAACGAGGCCATTAATCAGCGCAGTCAGCAGCTCCGCGCTCTGCAGGATGAGTGTGACCGGAAGCTAATCTCGCTGCGGGATGAGATCGCTATTGACCTGTATGAACTCGAAGAGGAATATTACTCCTCCAGGTATAAATAA
- the MED22 gene encoding mediator of RNA polymerase II transcription subunit 22 isoform X4 codes for MAQLRVLPQSKETLLQSYNKRLKDDIKSIMDNFSEIIKTARIEEEHQVSRSTQGEQDNYEMHVRSANIVRAGESLMRLVSDLKQYLILNDFPSVNEAINQRSQQLRALQDECDRKLISLRDEIAIDLYELEEEYYSSRAPTGPVTSSPRVN; via the exons ATGGCGCAGCTGCGAGTGTTACCCCAAAGCAAGGAGACGTTACTGCAGTCCTACAACAAGAGGCTGAAAGACGACATCAAATCTATCATGGACAACTTCAGTGAGATCATCAAGACAGCCCGG ATTGAAGAAGAACACCAAGTCAGCCGCTCGACGCAGGGCGAGCAGGACAACTACGAGATGCACGTCCGCTCAGCCAACATT GTCCGGGCTGGAGAGTCCCTGATGCGGCTGGTGTCCGATCTGAAGCAGTATCTGATCCTGAACGACTTCCCCTCTGTGAACGAGGCCATTAATCAGCGCAGTCAGCAGCTCCGCGCTCTGCAGGATGAGTGTGACCGGAAGCTAATCTCGCTGCGGGATGAGATCGCTATTGACCTGTATGAACTCGAAGAGGAATATTACTCCTCCAG
- the MED22 gene encoding mediator of RNA polymerase II transcription subunit 22 isoform X3: MAQLRVLPQSKETLLQSYNKRLKDDIKSIMDNFSEIIKTARIEEEHQVSRSTQGEQDNYEMHVRSANIVRAGESLMRLVSDLKQYLILNDFPSVNEAINQRSQQLRALQDECDRKLISLRDEIAIDLYELEEEYYSSSRAPTGPVTSSPRVN, encoded by the exons ATGGCGCAGCTGCGAGTGTTACCCCAAAGCAAGGAGACGTTACTGCAGTCCTACAACAAGAGGCTGAAAGACGACATCAAATCTATCATGGACAACTTCAGTGAGATCATCAAGACAGCCCGG ATTGAAGAAGAACACCAAGTCAGCCGCTCGACGCAGGGCGAGCAGGACAACTACGAGATGCACGTCCGCTCAGCCAACATT GTCCGGGCTGGAGAGTCCCTGATGCGGCTGGTGTCCGATCTGAAGCAGTATCTGATCCTGAACGACTTCCCCTCTGTGAACGAGGCCATTAATCAGCGCAGTCAGCAGCTCCGCGCTCTGCAGGATGAGTGTGACCGGAAGCTAATCTCGCTGCGGGATGAGATCGCTATTGACCTGTATGAACTCGAAGAGGAATATTACTCCTCCAG